A portion of the Novosphingobium sp. KA1 genome contains these proteins:
- a CDS encoding N-formylglutamate amidohydrolase, whose protein sequence is MITEAYQVLGTPAAGGILIIADHASNRVPDGVDLGIDPELLNRHIAIDIGVAAVAERMVAETSKQGEIAAWLANVSRLVCDFNRDLDAPGLLPEVSDGHEIPGNTLCAQGRSARLEQFFHAYHDDLEAQLKAAEPALILSLHSFTPALATCDKPRPWHVGVLYNEDERAARIAIPLLQAEGLVVGDQLPYSGKVLNATMNRHAEAHGRPYLGIEIRQDLIGDAAGQTVWAERMARICREVAAALG, encoded by the coding sequence TTGATTACCGAAGCCTATCAAGTACTCGGAACCCCAGCCGCCGGAGGAATCCTGATTATTGCCGATCATGCTTCCAACCGCGTACCGGACGGCGTGGACCTTGGTATCGATCCCGAATTGCTGAACCGGCATATCGCCATCGACATCGGCGTTGCTGCTGTCGCCGAGCGGATGGTGGCCGAGACCAGCAAGCAAGGCGAAATCGCCGCTTGGCTGGCGAATGTCAGCCGCCTCGTCTGCGATTTCAACCGTGACCTCGATGCGCCGGGCCTGTTGCCCGAAGTGTCCGACGGCCACGAAATTCCCGGCAACACGCTCTGCGCGCAGGGGCGTTCGGCGCGGCTGGAGCAGTTCTTCCATGCCTATCACGACGATCTGGAAGCACAGCTCAAGGCCGCCGAACCGGCTTTGATCCTCTCGCTCCACAGTTTTACCCCGGCGCTGGCGACATGCGACAAGCCGCGTCCCTGGCATGTCGGTGTGCTCTACAACGAGGATGAGCGCGCCGCCCGCATCGCGATCCCCTTGCTGCAGGCTGAGGGGCTCGTGGTCGGCGACCAGCTTCCCTATTCGGGCAAGGTCCTCAATGCGACGATGAACCGCCATGCGGAGGCGCATGGCCGCCCTTACCTTGGCATCGAGATCCGGCAGGATCTGATCGGTGATGCCGCAGGTCAGACGGTCTGGGCCGAACGCATGGCGCGCATCTGCCGCGAGGTTGCCGCTGCGCTCGGCTGA
- a CDS encoding DUF805 domain-containing protein: MFGYHLAGLVKFSGREARAQFWPWAGGVVGLILLCSFVLVGPMIADTMVKMQQFAREHPDQARVNAGPGHYEISIEGHHPELMPDFAAFSGAMAIVAALAVVLLSAAVARRLHDTGLTGAWGLLPLPFLAIGLTQTPKLFASAVPDMQLFGLLFLNNLCYLGALGLLVLLLAREGSRGNNRYGPASQD, from the coding sequence ATGTTCGGTTATCATCTTGCAGGATTGGTGAAATTCTCCGGAAGGGAAGCGCGGGCGCAGTTCTGGCCCTGGGCCGGGGGCGTGGTCGGGCTGATCTTGCTGTGCAGTTTCGTGCTGGTCGGTCCGATGATCGCGGACACCATGGTCAAGATGCAGCAATTCGCGCGCGAACATCCCGATCAGGCCAGGGTGAATGCCGGGCCAGGTCATTACGAGATCAGTATCGAGGGGCATCATCCTGAACTCATGCCCGATTTTGCGGCATTTTCGGGGGCGATGGCGATTGTCGCGGCGTTGGCCGTCGTGCTGCTTTCCGCCGCCGTCGCGCGGCGCCTTCACGATACCGGCCTCACCGGCGCATGGGGGCTGCTGCCCTTGCCGTTCCTGGCGATCGGCCTGACCCAGACTCCGAAGCTGTTTGCTTCGGCGGTGCCTGACATGCAGTTGTTCGGCCTGCTGTTCCTCAACAACCTGTGTTATCTGGGTGCGCTCGGCCTATTGGTGTTGCTGCTTGCAAGGGAAGGGTCCCGGGGCAACAACCGGTACGGGCCGGCGTCGCAAGATTGA
- the ilvD gene encoding dihydroxy-acid dehydratase: protein MPAYRSRTSTHGRNMAGARGLWRATGMKDADFGKPIIAVVNSFTQFVPGHVHLKDLGQMVAREIEAAGGVAKEFNTIAVDDGIAMGHDGMLYSLPSRDLIADSVEYMVNAHCADAMVCISNCDKITPGMLMAALRINIPVVFVSGGPMEAGKVVLRGKEHALDLVDAMVAAADESYTDEEVKAIERSACPTCGSCSGMFTANSMNCLTEALGLSLPGNGSTLATHSDRQRLFLEAGRLAVDLCRRYYEQEDESVLPRNIASFEAFENAMSLDIAMGGSTNTVLHLLAAAAEAGVNFTMEDIDRLSRKVPCLSKVAPAKADVHMEDVHRAGGIMAILGQLDRAGLLHTDLPTVHAKTLGDALNHWDISRTNAPSVQEFFKAAPGGVPTQTAFSQSRRWEELDLDRENGVIRSKEHAFSQDGGLAVLYGNIAQDGCIVKTAGVDDSILKFTGTARVYESQDAAVAGILGGQVGAGDVVVIRYEGPRGGPGMQEMLYPTSYLKSKGLGKACALLTDGRFSGGTSGLSIGHASPEAAEGGAIGLVENGDTIEIDIPGRTINLMVSDEVLAHRRASQEARGADAWSPVHPRPRKVSAALQAYAAMTTSAAKGAVRDVTQLKRK from the coding sequence ATGCCCGCCTATCGTTCACGCACTTCCACCCACGGCCGCAACATGGCGGGCGCGCGTGGCCTCTGGCGCGCGACGGGCATGAAGGATGCGGACTTCGGCAAGCCGATCATTGCGGTGGTGAATTCGTTCACCCAGTTCGTGCCCGGCCACGTCCATCTCAAGGACCTGGGCCAGATGGTTGCGCGCGAGATCGAGGCGGCGGGCGGCGTCGCCAAGGAATTCAACACCATCGCGGTCGATGACGGCATCGCCATGGGCCACGACGGCATGCTCTATTCGCTGCCCAGCCGCGACCTGATCGCGGACAGCGTGGAATACATGGTCAACGCCCACTGCGCCGACGCCATGGTCTGCATCTCCAACTGCGACAAGATCACGCCGGGCATGCTGATGGCCGCGCTGCGCATCAACATTCCGGTGGTCTTCGTCTCGGGCGGGCCGATGGAAGCGGGCAAGGTCGTGCTGCGCGGCAAGGAACATGCGCTCGATCTGGTCGATGCGATGGTCGCGGCTGCGGACGAGAGCTATACCGACGAGGAAGTGAAGGCGATCGAGCGTTCGGCGTGCCCGACCTGCGGTTCGTGCTCGGGCATGTTCACCGCCAACTCGATGAACTGCCTGACCGAGGCTCTGGGGCTTTCGCTGCCGGGCAACGGTTCGACGCTGGCGACTCACTCCGACCGTCAGCGCCTGTTCCTTGAAGCGGGCCGTCTCGCGGTCGACCTCTGCCGCCGCTATTACGAGCAGGAAGACGAGAGTGTCCTGCCGCGCAATATCGCCAGCTTCGAGGCGTTCGAGAACGCCATGAGCCTCGACATCGCCATGGGTGGCTCCACCAACACCGTGCTGCACCTGCTGGCCGCGGCCGCCGAGGCGGGCGTGAACTTCACGATGGAGGACATCGACCGCCTCAGCCGCAAGGTTCCGTGCCTCTCCAAGGTCGCCCCGGCCAAGGCCGACGTGCACATGGAAGACGTTCACCGGGCTGGCGGCATCATGGCGATCCTCGGTCAGCTCGACCGTGCGGGCCTGCTGCACACCGATTTGCCGACCGTCCATGCCAAGACGCTGGGCGATGCGCTGAACCACTGGGACATTTCGCGTACCAATGCGCCTTCGGTGCAGGAATTCTTCAAGGCTGCCCCGGGCGGCGTGCCGACGCAGACCGCCTTCAGCCAGTCGCGCCGCTGGGAGGAACTCGATCTCGACCGCGAGAACGGGGTCATCCGCAGCAAGGAACACGCGTTCAGCCAGGACGGCGGCCTTGCTGTGCTTTACGGCAATATCGCGCAGGATGGCTGCATCGTGAAGACGGCGGGCGTGGACGATTCCATCCTGAAGTTCACCGGCACCGCGCGCGTCTACGAATCGCAGGATGCCGCCGTTGCCGGCATTCTCGGCGGACAGGTCGGTGCGGGTGACGTCGTGGTCATCCGCTATGAAGGACCGCGTGGCGGGCCGGGCATGCAGGAAATGCTCTATCCGACCAGCTACCTGAAGTCGAAGGGGCTCGGAAAGGCCTGCGCGCTGCTGACCGACGGCCGTTTCTCGGGCGGCACTTCGGGCCTCTCGATCGGTCACGCTTCGCCGGAAGCAGCAGAGGGCGGCGCCATCGGACTTGTCGAGAACGGCGACACCATCGAGATCGACATCCCCGGCCGAACCATCAATCTGATGGTTTCGGATGAAGTGCTGGCTCACCGCCGCGCTAGCCAAGAGGCGCGCGGCGCCGACGCATGGTCGCCGGTCCACCCGCGTCCGCGCAAGGTTTCGGCCGCGCTCCAGGCCTATGCGGCGATGACCACCAGCGCTGCCAAGGGCGCCGTGCGCGACGTCACGCAGCTCAAGCGCAAGTAA
- a CDS encoding bifunctional ADP-dependent NAD(P)H-hydrate dehydratase/NAD(P)H-hydrate epimerase, with translation MPHRLLPQNDQILTVAQMRCAEAVLIAAGASVETLMRIAGLGAAEWVWRVSSGRSVTILCGPGNNGGDGYVIAEAIRERGGQVTVVAPVSPKTDAARDARTRYHGAVLGADAEVHGDVFVDCLYGSGLTRPLSPEDLALLVRLAKAHHHRIALDLPSGVQSDTGMLLNHGLPQYGATLALGAWKFAHFLMPAAATMGTLRQVPIGVAPVEGAAVAVVKPRIGAPGADAHKYRRGLLAVVGGAMPGAAVLASLAAQGAGAGYVKLFAESKRNVPADLVVEQGALSDVLTDDRNTAVLVGPGLGRDAAARERLAVALADPVPAVVDADALILLAPRVLAERSAATVATPHEGELMALERAFDLDGTGSKPARALALAEASGMVVVAKGPDTVIAAPDGRLACAPRASSWLSTAGTGDVLAGCIASRLAAGTEAFAAACEGVWLHGEAARYAPPAFTAGQLGQMVPAALAACL, from the coding sequence ATGCCCCACAGGCTGCTGCCGCAAAATGACCAGATCCTGACCGTTGCCCAGATGCGCTGCGCCGAAGCGGTGCTGATCGCGGCGGGGGCGTCGGTCGAGACCTTGATGCGGATTGCCGGGCTGGGCGCGGCCGAATGGGTCTGGCGGGTCTCGTCCGGGCGTTCCGTCACGATTCTGTGCGGCCCCGGCAACAATGGCGGCGATGGCTATGTCATCGCCGAGGCCATTCGCGAACGCGGCGGGCAGGTGACGGTGGTGGCTCCGGTCAGTCCGAAGACGGACGCTGCCCGCGATGCACGGACCCGCTATCATGGCGCCGTGCTGGGAGCCGATGCCGAGGTGCACGGCGACGTCTTTGTCGATTGCCTCTATGGCAGCGGCCTTACGCGGCCGTTGTCGCCGGAGGATCTTGCCTTGCTGGTGCGGCTGGCGAAAGCGCATCACCACCGCATCGCGCTCGATCTGCCCAGCGGCGTGCAGTCGGATACCGGCATGCTGCTCAATCATGGGCTGCCGCAATACGGTGCGACGCTGGCGCTGGGAGCGTGGAAATTCGCGCATTTCCTGATGCCTGCAGCCGCTACGATGGGCACGCTTCGACAGGTTCCGATTGGCGTTGCGCCGGTCGAAGGAGCGGCTGTTGCGGTCGTGAAACCCCGGATCGGCGCGCCGGGAGCGGATGCCCACAAGTATCGGCGCGGACTGCTGGCGGTGGTCGGCGGGGCGATGCCCGGCGCCGCAGTTCTGGCCAGCCTTGCGGCGCAAGGCGCCGGGGCGGGCTATGTGAAGCTTTTTGCCGAGAGCAAGCGCAATGTGCCTGCCGATCTGGTGGTCGAACAGGGCGCCTTGAGCGATGTGCTGACCGATGATCGCAACACGGCCGTTCTGGTTGGGCCGGGGCTTGGCCGCGATGCCGCCGCGCGGGAGCGGCTGGCGGTGGCGCTGGCCGATCCGGTGCCGGCAGTGGTCGATGCCGACGCGCTGATCCTGTTGGCACCGCGCGTGCTGGCGGAGCGTTCGGCGGCTACCGTGGCAACCCCGCATGAGGGCGAACTGATGGCGCTGGAGCGTGCTTTCGATCTCGACGGCACGGGCAGCAAACCGGCCCGCGCTCTGGCTCTGGCGGAGGCGAGTGGTATGGTCGTGGTTGCCAAGGGGCCGGACACCGTGATTGCCGCGCCCGATGGCCGCCTTGCCTGCGCGCCGCGGGCCAGTTCGTGGCTCTCGACTGCTGGAACGGGGGACGTGCTGGCCGGATGCATCGCCAGCCGCCTTGCTGCCGGTACGGAGGCTTTCGCGGCGGCTTGCGAGGGTGTCTGGCTGCATGGAGAGGCAGCGCGGTACGCTCCGCCCGCCTTTACTGCCGGTCAGCTTGGACAAATGGTTCCGGCTGCGCTAGCGGCCTGCCTGTGA
- a CDS encoding class I SAM-dependent RNA methyltransferase, whose amino-acid sequence MTIGTEEIIRIAAKGDGVTESGRFAWGAAPGDLLHEDGTLEWGPHHVRPACTHFGRCGGCQLQQLDEETLTAFVEARVANASASQELGAENIAPPHLSPPGARRRVSLRAESSGGRVVIGFREAKSHRLVELEECPVMAPELFAVLGPLRKLLITMGKAAPAKKGRHGKPSKHQQTRMAADIEMTLTDQGVDLGVKGLTAEGLAATEAMLDFSREHKLARLTMDGGYGFETVWEPVPVTVTLGGVQVPLPPGSFLQATVDGEEALVGATKRWLDGAAIVADLFSGLGTFALALAGPQTRVLAAEAARDAHLSCKAGADRAQLPVFSAHRDLFRNPLQPDELSKFEAVVLDPPRAGAREQVECIADSTVGRVVYISCNPSSWSRDAARLIEAGFRLVELRPVGQFRWSTHVELASYFERV is encoded by the coding sequence GTGACTATTGGAACCGAAGAAATTATCCGCATCGCCGCCAAGGGCGATGGCGTGACCGAATCCGGCCGCTTTGCCTGGGGCGCGGCGCCGGGCGACTTGCTGCATGAAGACGGCACCCTCGAATGGGGGCCGCACCACGTCCGGCCGGCCTGTACCCATTTCGGGCGCTGCGGCGGCTGCCAGCTCCAGCAGCTCGACGAGGAGACGCTGACCGCCTTTGTCGAGGCGCGCGTTGCCAATGCCTCGGCCTCGCAGGAACTTGGCGCCGAAAATATCGCGCCGCCGCATCTCTCGCCGCCAGGCGCGCGTCGCCGCGTATCGCTGCGGGCGGAAAGTTCGGGCGGGCGCGTCGTGATCGGCTTCCGTGAGGCGAAGTCGCACCGGCTGGTCGAGCTGGAAGAATGCCCGGTCATGGCGCCGGAACTGTTCGCCGTACTGGGACCGCTGCGCAAGCTGCTCATTACCATGGGCAAGGCAGCGCCGGCGAAAAAGGGCCGTCACGGCAAGCCGAGCAAGCACCAGCAGACCCGCATGGCCGCCGATATCGAGATGACGCTGACCGATCAGGGCGTCGATCTGGGCGTGAAGGGGCTTACCGCCGAGGGGCTCGCCGCAACCGAGGCGATGCTCGATTTCTCGCGCGAACATAAGCTCGCCCGTCTGACCATGGACGGCGGCTACGGTTTCGAGACCGTGTGGGAGCCGGTGCCGGTCACGGTCACTCTAGGTGGCGTTCAGGTGCCGCTGCCCCCGGGCTCGTTCCTGCAGGCGACGGTCGACGGCGAGGAAGCGCTGGTCGGCGCGACGAAGCGTTGGCTGGATGGCGCCGCGATTGTGGCGGACCTGTTTTCCGGTCTCGGCACGTTTGCGCTCGCGCTGGCCGGACCGCAGACGAGGGTGCTCGCCGCCGAGGCCGCACGCGATGCCCACTTGTCCTGCAAGGCAGGCGCAGACCGCGCGCAATTGCCGGTTTTCTCCGCCCATCGCGACTTGTTCCGCAATCCGCTCCAGCCGGACGAACTCAGCAAGTTCGAGGCCGTCGTGCTCGACCCGCCGCGGGCCGGTGCGCGAGAGCAGGTGGAGTGCATCGCCGATTCCACCGTGGGGCGGGTGGTCTATATCTCATGCAACCCGTCCAGCTGGTCGCGCGATGCGGCGCGGCTGATCGAGGCGGGCTTCCGACTGGTGGAATTGCGCCCGGTGGGGCAGTTCCGCTGGTCCACCCACGTCGAACTGGCGAGCTATTTCGAGCGCGTTTGA
- a CDS encoding MAPEG family protein translates to MVGMAILQPVVALAAWTMVMWFWLYGSRLSSFGKADPEELIDDPHVALDHILPPQTEWKAHNYRHLLQDPVIFYAISITLAIIGQGDGLNAQIGWAYVVLRVLHSIVQSTFNQMVPRFALYALSSFCLMFLVARAALVMF, encoded by the coding sequence ATGGTTGGAATGGCAATCCTGCAACCCGTGGTCGCGCTGGCGGCCTGGACCATGGTCATGTGGTTCTGGCTCTACGGCTCGCGCCTATCCTCATTCGGCAAGGCCGATCCCGAGGAACTGATCGACGATCCCCACGTCGCGCTCGACCATATCCTGCCCCCGCAGACCGAGTGGAAAGCCCATAATTACCGGCACTTGCTGCAAGATCCGGTGATCTTTTACGCAATCTCGATCACTCTCGCCATCATCGGCCAGGGCGACGGGCTGAATGCGCAGATCGGCTGGGCCTACGTTGTCCTGCGCGTGCTCCATTCGATCGTGCAGTCCACCTTCAACCAGATGGTGCCGCGCTTCGCGCTCTATGCCCTCTCCAGCTTCTGCCTGATGTTCCTTGTCGCCCGCGCGGCACTGGTGATGTTCTAG
- a CDS encoding threonine/serine dehydratase produces MNTNPQRRPTREGVLEAAAKVAAILPRTPLLPLEVDGRTIWCKAESLQPVGAFKIRGAWHRLTALSDEERRRGVVGVSSGNHAQGVAWAARRLGIAAAIVMPTDAPEVKLANTRALGAEVILYDRPGGEDRDAVSQRLCAERGATLVHAFGDPWIIEGQGSLGIEIAAQMAEIGLEGPDQIVTPCGGGGLTAGLALALPDAAVVPVEPEGWDDVGRSLASGEIQRVAADAPPTACDALQTPATWPINFEVLKARCPFGLVATPAEVRAAQRLAFAKLRLVIEPGGAAALAAVLAGKVELTDRTALVLSGGNTDAEAFAKVLAENA; encoded by the coding sequence ATGAACACGAATCCCCAGCGCCGCCCGACCCGTGAAGGAGTACTCGAAGCCGCCGCCAAGGTCGCCGCGATCCTGCCGCGCACGCCCTTGCTGCCGCTGGAGGTCGATGGCCGCACGATCTGGTGCAAGGCGGAGAGCCTGCAACCGGTGGGCGCCTTCAAGATTCGGGGCGCCTGGCACCGCCTTACCGCGCTTTCCGATGAGGAACGCCGACGCGGCGTCGTCGGCGTGTCCAGCGGCAACCATGCTCAGGGCGTTGCCTGGGCTGCGCGCAGGCTGGGCATCGCCGCCGCCATCGTCATGCCCACCGATGCACCGGAAGTGAAACTGGCCAACACCCGCGCACTCGGCGCCGAAGTCATCCTCTACGACCGCCCCGGCGGCGAGGACCGCGACGCCGTCTCGCAGCGCCTCTGCGCCGAGCGCGGCGCCACGCTGGTCCATGCCTTCGGCGATCCCTGGATCATCGAGGGACAAGGCAGCCTCGGCATCGAGATCGCCGCGCAGATGGCGGAAATCGGCCTTGAAGGCCCCGACCAGATCGTCACGCCCTGCGGCGGCGGCGGGCTCACCGCGGGCCTTGCGCTCGCCCTGCCCGATGCCGCCGTGGTTCCGGTCGAGCCCGAGGGCTGGGACGATGTCGGCCGCAGCCTTGCCAGCGGCGAGATCCAGCGAGTCGCCGCCGATGCGCCGCCGACCGCCTGCGATGCCCTGCAGACGCCCGCAACCTGGCCGATCAATTTCGAGGTGCTGAAGGCGCGCTGCCCCTTCGGCCTTGTTGCAACGCCCGCCGAAGTGCGCGCGGCGCAGCGACTGGCTTTCGCGAAACTGCGCCTCGTGATCGAACCCGGCGGCGCGGCGGCATTGGCAGCAGTACTGGCCGGAAAGGTGGAACTGACCGACCGGACGGCCCTGGTCCTTTCAGGCGGCAATACCGATGCCGAAGCCTTCGCCAAGGTACTGGCCGAAAACGCCTAA
- a CDS encoding class I SAM-dependent methyltransferase, whose protein sequence is MDRVYRGQRHIYDLTRKYYLFGRDRLIRELDAAPGMAVLEVGCGTGRNLERVGKAWPSVALHGFDISSEMLKNAGKRLGTEAQLALGDATRFDPKTLFGREGFDRIFLSYTLSMIPGWQDALSAAIAALSPGGAVHVVDFGDLAGLPSPLRAGLRGWLTKFHVTPRTDLPAVAARLANERGLPVRFTRGPLGYYQMVRIGH, encoded by the coding sequence ATGGACCGCGTCTATCGTGGCCAGCGCCATATCTACGACCTGACGCGCAAGTACTACCTGTTCGGCCGAGACCGCCTGATCCGCGAACTCGATGCGGCGCCGGGCATGGCCGTGCTGGAGGTCGGCTGCGGCACGGGCCGCAATCTCGAACGGGTAGGCAAGGCCTGGCCGAGCGTCGCACTCCACGGTTTCGACATCTCCAGCGAGATGCTCAAGAACGCCGGCAAGCGGCTGGGCACCGAGGCTCAGCTTGCCCTCGGCGACGCCACCCGCTTCGATCCGAAAACGCTGTTCGGACGTGAGGGATTCGACCGGATTTTCCTCTCCTACACGCTCTCGATGATCCCCGGCTGGCAGGACGCCCTGTCGGCGGCGATAGCGGCCCTTTCCCCCGGCGGCGCGGTTCACGTCGTCGATTTCGGCGACCTCGCGGGCCTGCCTTCCCCCTTGCGGGCGGGCCTGCGGGGCTGGCTGACGAAGTTCCACGTCACGCCGCGCACGGACTTGCCGGCCGTAGCGGCACGACTTGCCAACGAACGCGGCCTGCCGGTGCGGTTCACCCGCGGGCCACTGGGCTATTACCAGATGGTGCGCATCGGCCACTGA
- a CDS encoding DUF3419 family protein, whose translation MPHARPASDLIEGAVVRSESSRAARLLDKAFALAFKGLVYAQIWEDPVADMAALQIGPDSRVLTIASGSCNALSYLTADPAAITCVDLNTAHIALGRLKIAAIRNLDYADLRSFIAEADKPENARIYREKLAPHLDEATRRYWEGRDLVGRRRIQGFTRGIYKRGLLGHFIGAAHVLAKLYKIDPSEILGAETLEDQRRVFDERFAPIFERKLVRWLTDQPASLFGLGIPPAQYDALAGGQRMADVLRARLEKLACHFPLNDNYFAWQAFGRGYGRQDKAPLPPYLQAANAACVRERLDRLTLRHASFTQVLQESAEASLDRYILLDAQDWMSDAQLTELWSEITRTARPGSRVLFRTAAEPTLLPGRVPDEILSRWDYREEESRVATEGDRSSIYGGVHLYVLKD comes from the coding sequence ATGCCGCACGCACGCCCTGCTTCCGATCTGATCGAGGGAGCGGTCGTCCGCTCGGAATCCTCCCGCGCCGCGCGCTTGCTGGACAAGGCATTCGCGCTCGCGTTCAAGGGCCTCGTCTATGCGCAGATCTGGGAAGATCCGGTGGCGGACATGGCGGCGCTGCAGATAGGGCCGGACAGCCGGGTGCTGACCATCGCCAGCGGCAGCTGCAACGCCCTCTCCTACCTCACCGCCGATCCTGCGGCGATCACTTGCGTCGATCTCAACACCGCGCATATCGCGCTGGGACGCCTGAAAATCGCGGCGATCCGGAACCTCGATTACGCCGACTTGCGCAGCTTCATCGCCGAAGCCGACAAGCCGGAGAACGCCCGCATCTACCGCGAAAAGCTGGCCCCGCATCTCGACGAGGCGACGCGCCGCTATTGGGAAGGGCGCGACCTCGTCGGCCGCCGTCGCATCCAGGGCTTCACGCGCGGCATCTACAAGCGCGGGCTGCTCGGCCACTTCATCGGTGCAGCCCACGTGCTGGCCAAGCTTTACAAGATCGACCCCAGCGAAATTCTGGGCGCGGAAACGCTGGAAGACCAGCGCCGGGTCTTCGACGAGCGTTTTGCCCCGATCTTCGAACGCAAGCTGGTGCGCTGGCTGACCGACCAGCCCGCATCGCTGTTCGGCCTAGGCATTCCGCCCGCCCAGTACGATGCCCTCGCCGGCGGCCAGCGCATGGCCGACGTGCTGCGTGCACGCCTCGAAAAGCTCGCCTGCCACTTCCCGCTCAATGACAACTACTTCGCATGGCAGGCCTTCGGGCGCGGTTATGGCCGCCAGGACAAGGCGCCATTGCCGCCCTACCTTCAGGCAGCCAACGCCGCCTGTGTGCGCGAAAGGCTGGACCGCCTGACGCTGCGCCATGCCAGCTTCACGCAGGTCCTCCAGGAAAGCGCGGAGGCTTCGCTCGACCGTTACATCCTGCTCGATGCACAGGACTGGATGAGCGACGCGCAACTCACCGAGCTGTGGAGCGAGATCACCCGCACCGCCCGCCCCGGATCGCGGGTGCTGTTCCGCACGGCCGCCGAACCCACCCTGCTTCCGGGCCGCGTGCCGGACGAAATCCTGTCGCGCTGGGATTACCGCGAGGAGGAATCCCGCGTCGCCACCGAGGGCGACCGCTCCTCGATCTACGGCGGCGTCCACCTCTATGTGCTGAAGGACTGA
- a CDS encoding saccharopine dehydrogenase family protein — MSKVLVIGAGGVGSVAVHKMAMNPDIFSDIHLASRTVSKCEAIAESVKQRTGVTISTYAIDADDVEATSALIRSIGPKLVVNLALPYQDLAIMDACLATGTHYMDTANYEPKDVAKFEYHWQWAYQERFKQAGLMALLGSGFDPGVTSVFAMWLKKHKLKTIRTLDILDCNGGDHGQAFATNFNPEINIREVTAPARHWENGEFVETPAMGKKVEFDFEAVGPKNMYMMYHEELESLAKFIPEMERGRFWMTFGDEYIKHLTVLQNVGMTRIDPVVYNGVEIIPLQFLKAVLPEPSSLGSTTKGKTNIGDIATGEALDGSGEKTFYIKNICDHEDAYAETGNQAVSYTTGVPAMIGAAMVLTGAWSGEGVFNMEQFDPDPYMDMLNKHGLPWTVEELDGPVAF, encoded by the coding sequence GTGAGCAAGGTTCTGGTGATCGGCGCAGGTGGCGTCGGTTCGGTCGCGGTCCACAAGATGGCGATGAATCCGGATATCTTTTCCGACATTCATCTCGCCAGCCGCACGGTTTCCAAATGCGAAGCGATCGCCGAATCGGTGAAGCAGCGCACCGGCGTCACGATCAGCACGTATGCGATCGACGCCGACGACGTCGAGGCGACCTCCGCGCTGATCCGCTCGATCGGCCCTAAGCTGGTCGTCAATCTGGCGCTGCCCTATCAGGATCTCGCGATCATGGACGCGTGCCTGGCCACCGGCACCCACTACATGGACACCGCGAACTACGAGCCCAAGGATGTGGCCAAGTTCGAATACCACTGGCAGTGGGCCTATCAGGAGCGCTTCAAGCAGGCGGGCCTCATGGCGCTGCTCGGCTCGGGCTTCGATCCGGGCGTCACCTCGGTCTTCGCGATGTGGCTCAAGAAGCACAAGCTCAAGACCATCCGCACGCTCGACATCCTCGACTGCAACGGCGGTGACCACGGTCAGGCCTTCGCGACGAACTTCAACCCGGAAATCAACATCCGCGAAGTCACCGCGCCGGCCCGCCACTGGGAGAACGGCGAATTCGTCGAGACCCCGGCCATGGGCAAGAAGGTGGAGTTCGACTTCGAGGCCGTCGGCCCCAAGAACATGTACATGATGTACCACGAGGAACTGGAAAGCCTCGCCAAGTTCATCCCCGAGATGGAACGCGGCCGCTTCTGGATGACCTTCGGCGACGAGTACATCAAGCACCTCACCGTGCTGCAGAACGTGGGCATGACCCGCATCGATCCGGTGGTCTACAACGGCGTGGAAATCATTCCGCTCCAGTTCCTGAAGGCCGTGCTGCCCGAGCCCAGCTCGCTTGGCTCGACGACCAAGGGCAAGACCAATATCGGCGACATCGCGACCGGCGAAGCGCTCGACGGTTCGGGCGAGAAGACGTTCTACATCAAGAACATCTGCGACCACGAGGACGCCTATGCCGAGACCGGCAACCAGGCCGTCAGCTACACCACCGGCGTTCCGGCGATGATCGGCGCGGCCATGGTGCTGACCGGCGCATGGTCGGGTGAGGGCGTGTTCAACATGGAGCAGTTCGATCCCGATCCCTACATGGACATGCTCAACAAGCACGGCCTGCCCTGGACGGTCGAGGAACTCGACGGACCCGTAGCGTTCTGA
- a CDS encoding DMT family protein: MNWNFVAPVALLAGSNLFMNTAWYLHLKMPGKALWVAVLMSWGIAFFEYCLAVPANRIGSQVYSLGQLKVLQEAFSLTAFVLVAWALFGQKPGLNEVIGFSLVGAGAWFIFKGPFG; encoded by the coding sequence ATGAACTGGAATTTCGTGGCGCCGGTTGCTCTTCTGGCGGGCTCCAACCTGTTCATGAACACGGCGTGGTATCTGCACCTCAAGATGCCGGGCAAGGCGCTGTGGGTGGCGGTTCTGATGAGCTGGGGCATCGCCTTTTTCGAATATTGCCTAGCCGTTCCGGCCAACCGGATCGGCAGTCAGGTCTACTCGCTGGGGCAGCTGAAAGTGCTTCAGGAGGCGTTTTCGCTTACGGCATTCGTGCTGGTGGCATGGGCGCTGTTCGGCCAGAAGCCGGGGCTCAACGAAGTCATCGGTTTTTCGCTGGTCGGCGCCGGGGCATGGTTTATCTTCAAGGGGCCGTTCGGCTGA